The genome window AGAGTTAAATATTTACTGGCAGTGCTTAGATAAAAAAATGACATCACCAAAATAACTGGACTTTCACCCTCACCATTCCTCCTCCTTTGCATATAGAATCTAGTTGGTTGCACTGCTTAATGGAGAACAAAAAGTGTATCTGTCTCGGTATCCACCCAGTGCGACGTGGCAGCTCCACAGCTCAGCTTGCTCAGGGTGATGCTGAAATCACCATGGAAGTGCTGCATGTTCATCTAGAGGCTTGGAACATGGCTTCCTTAGATGTTTCAGAGAAAACCAACCCCGACAGTTCAGAATCATACTTTAAGACGATGCAATTTTGAGTATGTAGCGGTATGCTACTGcttctttctacttttctgtGAGTTCAAAATGTTCCACAATGAAAAACTagtttttgagggaaaaaaaataatgatccatTTGATCCAAGAAAAGCTGTTAAAGGAGATCAGAATGGCCACAGGGGATCACACACAGAGTTGACAGTGTGAGCATCATCAAGCATTGAGCTAGCACTGAACACCGCAGAGGCTTACCCAAACCCTGGTCATCTGCAATTTCCCAGGAATATGGAAACTCCCTTTAAAAACTACAGGGtaagggccggggatgtagctcagttggtaaagtgcttgccccccatgcacaaggccctgggttccccagcatcaaaaaaaaaaaaccaaaaaaactggGTAACCTTTTTTAAGGCTATAGTGGACATTATGGTTGTCCCCTCTTCCTTTCCAACTCTCCTCCACTGTGGCCACTTGGCAACGTGCAGTGGGGGTACTGGGGTGGAATGAGAGGACCCACCTAACCTCAGCTGCAGATGTGAGCGCTCACTAGTTTTATCATCTACCCCTACCACAGTAATTAGTTCAAATGATCAATTAGATTTTGGACAAGTTGGGGACAAAGCCAATTAAATTTTGGACAAGTTGGGGACAAAGGGATCAGTTTGGGTTTGGACACAGGATCCAGTTTGGGGCAATGAAAGCTAGGGGAGGATGCCAGAGACATCTGGAAAGGAGACTTCTCAGTCTTCTGACAAAGCTACCAGAGCTTTAAGAAGTACAGCTACCAGAGCTTTAAGAAGTACAGATTTTAAGCCTGAATCTACTATAGCCACCTGACCACTACCCCAGGCTATAACTAACACATCGGGAAACAGAATTGCAAAACTCAAAGAAATGGAGGTCTTAGTGACAATGTTGAACCATCAAGTCAAAGTGACCCTAGACCTGTTCTGCTTCTCATCTTTTAAGTCCCCTGAACCAAGAAGTACACTTTATCGATTATCCAGTTGTTCCTTGTTTTCTGATTACAGCCAGCCTTCCCTATCCATAGGTTCTACattcatggattcaaccaaccaagaatcaaaaatattcagaaaaaaacgattgtatctgtactgaacatgtacagacttttcccCACCTTCAAAAAAGAGTGAGCCTTTTCAGACACATTGGCAATGGTTTGGATTGCAAATGCTCCATTCTCCTAAGACTGCAGACTCCATGTCCCATTATTCCCCTGTCTCTTTTGGATTCAGACAACAATGCCATCAGGCAGCGACTGTGCATGATTGCCTGTGTCCTCTAAAAATAGTGTTTTGCATTTGTTGAGCACCAACCACACACCAAGCACTGTGGAGACATGATTAAGACTCCTCCCATTAACCCTGCAAAaataggttttgtttttctagttttatagAAACTGAGGTCAAGTTCTCCCTGGCAAGTATGAGAGCCAGCTTCAAACACTGATCTGCTGCCCAGCTTTTGCCAGACATAGCACGGGTAAGCCATTCATGCAGGTAAATACTAGCTCAGGTAAGTCACCCACGTAGGTAAATACCAGCTCAGGTGATTAACTACGTACATACCTGCATTGAGAAGCACTTTGACACAGTCCAGGTGCTCCCGTGCACAGGCAACGTGCAGAGGGGTCCCAAAATGGCAATCGTGCGCTTCCAGATTGGCCCCGACGTCAATAAGAAGCCTCACACATTCAGAACTCCCTtgtaataaatggaaaagaatggaAACATCCATGAGTGTGTGCTTTGGAAATAATAAGCATGGCAAACATCAACTGGAACAGATGGCCCTGTGGCTGTGGGAATCTCAGTCCTGCCTCCTGGCTGAACTCACTCAGCCTTtgcctgttgagagccacagtttagtcggaatgacgcctggcatttttcaagagggaatggttgaaaggtgaccctgctccaggGCGGCTCTGGGATTAGgatggatcctgctgggaattggagcccggtggagggagtgtgttcccagGAAGtatgtgtagagtgccggtgaaaGTTccggaataaagagttgctgtttgaacctacaaggctttgtggcggctcggttatttgtgcccagccagacttcggcaTTTGCCACTATGTAGGTAGCCCTGCTTCTTTCTGGCTCCTCTTTCTGTCTCCGATGCAGGTTTGGATCAAGATTCAGGGCCCTCTGCTATCCTCTCTTGGCACATCTGCCCCAGACTGCATCTTCACTTTTCATATAATTACCTCTCCACTGTTGGTAGCTACCCAGTTTCCACCTCCAGCCCTGAAACCCAACACCACAGCTACAACTGTGCTGGCCAGGCTCACCTGTATGCTGTGACCACCACACAGTCCTGTCTCTCCTTCCCAGGGGTCCTGCTCCTGGCCAATCTCTTTCAGCCCGCAGCATGGCTCCTAGCTCAAACTTGAGCCATATTTGACTCCATGCACTCTCTGTCCCACTAAGTCCTATTGATTCTTCCCCAAAACCTTTTAAATAAATCCATCCCTTGCCACATTCCTACTCTAGGTTGTAAACGCTTTGCACTGGATCATTTCGATGGCCCCTAACTCATCAACTCACCACTCATGCATGCCTCATGCAGCGGGGACGCTGTGTACAATGGGGGATTGACCTTCGCCCCATAGGACAGCAAGAGCTTCACACACTCAATGCTTCCAGAGGCACAGGCATCACAGAGAGGGGTGCTGCCATCGATGTTTCGAGCATCCACCTCAGGGGGAATTAGAAACAAGTGTCAGAGGGCACAGCAAACACTTGCAACTTCTTTCTCATCTTGATGTGCACTCACCTTTGCAAAGACATGTCTTAGAAGCTGGTGTGCAATTATGTACCAAGGCATCAGCCAAACAAAGAAGTTCAAAGAGAAAGAGATGCTGTTGGGGGAGGGAGTGCCCATCAGCATCCCAAGTACAGAAGTCCTCCCACTGGAGGTTCTTTTCTCCTGGGGCAGGAGAGACCTCTGCCTCACGGCTATCTCAAATAACTAATAAGCACAAAGCAGGAAAGTAGAGGGTGAGGCTGCCAGCTGGGGGAGGCAGGATATAAAAATGGGTTTTAACTGAAACCTCCACTAAAAGGAGGCCCAAGACTGCTTAACATGCCTCCTCTAGGGTGAAAATCATGGGCCAGCAAAAGGCAACTCCCTAAATTGGCAAATTCTAGTTATAATTTGTCCAAATTCAGCTTCTATGTGGGAATATGCTGAAACTCGTCCCATTGCAAGCTTCTGGAAAAAGTAGATGGTACAATGCCTTCACTTCTTCCCCACCCTGGCACTCTGAGACCAGAGCCCTGCATTCCTTATAAGTCActcagtgggggaggggaagagggccTGCCAGCTCCCCAGAGCCAGCGGCTAAACAGCCAGGAATTCTGCCAACTGGAAACCGCTGGCGCCTTCAAAGCCATGGGGTGAGTACTTACACTAGGGAAGGCACCAGATcagaattttggttttgtttctttttttccttccctctaccTCTAGAGAGCCAGCCTCTCTAATCCAGAACCCTGCTCTGAACCCAGGCCCCAACCCTCTCCCAGAGCAGAGAACCCCCACCAATAAATTTTGCTAAAACCTCTCAGAGCATAATCACTTCCTGGCACTCTATCCTCAGTGCGCAGCACACTTGCTGTGCTTTCCTCCTCCCGAACTTCCAAGCACACCTTGTCCGGTCTTCCCGCCTttccttcccagcctccctcaAGATGTCCTGTGTATCCCCGCTTTCCCATCACAGAAGGCAAATCCCAAGTCATGACTTTCCCTCCCTCCAGAGGTCTCCCTAGTCGGTTGCATCCATTCCCGCGGCTGCAGCCCAGAGCCACTCACCTGGGCTCCAGCTGCCAGCAGTAGCTGCACGCACTGCGCCTGGCCCTGCAGACTGGCCGCGTGCAGGGGCGTGATGGAGTCCACCGTGACCTGGTTAACGCAGGCGCCGCTTTCGATCAGCTGCTGCAGCTGCAGGCTTTCGCCCCGCTGGGCTGCCTCGTGCACTGGGGTGCGCTCCACCCAGAAACCTGGAAAGGAAATGAAGCTAGCGCtaagaccctgacactaaacataCAAAGGACCCGGGGGCCCTGAGACCCCAGGCAGGATACCTGATCACATAATTGGTCTCCCCGCACTCCTGTTAAAATTCTTGAGCGATCCCCCCTGCCTGGAGGGTGGAGTCTAAACTCCTTGACAGGGCATATAAGGAAGTCTGTGGACCTCGCCCATCCTTGTGCTTGTGATCCCATCTCCCAGATCCCATCTTCCTGGGGTACAGCCCAGGTGGCATGCATAGCTCCTGCCTTACGTCCATTCAGCAGCACATCAAGATGGAATTAGCACCCTCTGCTACCACATTCAAAGACAAATAAGATGCAGCAATGGGTAGTGCACAGTCAGGagcaaagaaaatgtagaaacaaTCCAAAGCATGGTCACCATGATAGTGGAAGAACCTTTCAAGTAAGGAGAACTCAGAAATAGACTCTCCCAAGTTCCCAGGGACAGGCAGGGGAAGCATCACAGGGGAGGGGAAGCTGTGGTTATCCAGATCAAGTTTTGTTTATCCATCTTTGTGTTCCTAGCACCTGGCATGGCCTATGTCTCAAAGAAGATGTCCATGTCCGCAGGCTTGGTGAATGACTGCATGagcgaatgaatgaatgaatgaatgaatctaactaaattactaaaatgaattattaagtagacattttaaatgaaattttagcttttaaaagaaaatctaaattttatttctttagaggaAATGCAACCATTGGTAACTATACTTTCTAGCAAATAATCTTCAGCTGCAGGGGTCTTAGTGGCAACAATTGAAAACAGATAAGAAGCAGCAGGcatgataagaaaacaaaaaggaaagaaaaacagagagaaaaggaaaaaaaagaaatttctctctATTAAAGGGCATAGTCAACAAAGTGAAAAGGCAACCCATGAAATGGataaaatatctgcaaatcacatatctgataaggggttaaaacccagaatatataaataacttctaCAACTGAACaaccaaaaagcaaataatccatctgaaaaatgggcaaaggatttgaagagatatttatccaaagaagaagtaaaaatttccaacaagcatatgaaaatattcattaaagaaatgcaaatcaaaaatcacaatgagggggctggggatgtggctcaagcggtagcgcgctcgcctagcatgcatgcggcccgggtttgatcctcagcaccacatacaaacaaagatgttgtgtcctccgaaaactaaaaaataaatattaaaattctctctctctctttaaaaaaaataaaataaaaaataaaccacaatgagatatgttctcatacccattaggatgactatatcaaaaacaaaaatcaaagctaagaaaaaaaaattttttttggcaaggatgtagagaaactgGAACCCGGTGTGCcattggtgggaatgcaaaaatGATATAACCTCTGTGAAAAATGGTTGACAATTCTccaaaaagttaaacacagaaTACCATGAGGTCCAGCAATTACACTTCCTGGTATATACTCAAAAGAACTTAAAGCAGAGACCTGAGATACtggcacatccatgtt of Marmota flaviventris isolate mMarFla1 chromosome 12, mMarFla1.hap1, whole genome shotgun sequence contains these proteins:
- the Asb13 gene encoding ankyrin repeat and SOCS box protein 13, whose translation is MEPRAADSCFLGDVGFWVERTPVHEAAQRGESLQLQQLIESGACVNQVTVDSITPLHAASLQGQAQCVQLLLAAGAQVDARNIDGSTPLCDACASGSIECVKLLLSYGAKVNPPLYTASPLHEACMSGSSECVRLLIDVGANLEAHDCHFGTPLHVACAREHLDCVKVLLNAGANVNAAKLHETALHHAAKVKNVDLIEMLIQFGGNIYARDNRGKKPSDYTWSSSAPAKCFEYYEKTPLTLSQLCRVSLRKATGVRGLEKIAKLNIPPRLIDYLCYN